Below is a window of Stigmatopora nigra isolate UIUO_SnigA chromosome 3, RoL_Snig_1.1, whole genome shotgun sequence DNA.
aaatctgaaaatatattaaaaaaaaagtaaaaataaaacaaaaaacattgttttttggatTAGAGACCTTTTAATGGAGGTGTACATCTTCATAAAGACCTGACTACTATGTTATGCTACTTCTAGGAGAGTAACATACCTGTATTAGGTGAGGTTaacattccaaaacatttttagacatCCAAATTAACCGTAAATGAACATTCTTGATATTAATTTGTTACTAGTAGATGCCCAGTCCTTTCAAAATGGGATTTGTTATGTTACAAtttcataacttttttttgtcaacaccGTCCAATCTAGTCATATATTCAAAACCATTTAGCAGTATTGTATCATATTGACCTCCAATAGGTGGATTGATTATGAATAACGATGCCAAGTTAGCATCTAGCTGTACTTGGGtagtaaattattattatttttttgtccaggtGGCGCAACGTAGCGACGATAGCGACGACGCCAGTCCTCGGCGCCGGTCGTCCACGCTGGAGCGTCGCGACGAGCGCCAGATCACGCTGGTCAACGTCGGTTTCCCTCATTACGACTTTGCCAACATCTTGGCCACGCCCGTCCACTGTGCGCCGCTCCCCACACTCTGGTTTGTACTTACTCGTATTTATGCCAGCCTTAATGCTTGTCGGACATTTTCTTGACGTAATACTAGTTGTTTTTGCGTCCAGTTGGGCCAGTAAGGACGCGGTGTGGAACAACATGCTGGCCAAAGACAAAACGTACACGCGCACCATCAACATGATGGACAATCATCCTCACCTGCAGCCCAAGATGAGGGCTATTTTACTCGACTGGCTCATGGAGGTGAGGGGGCATTGTGGGGCGCCGTGTTGGGTGGGCGCCGCCGAGCTCGTGGTCAAATGATTATTagatgttttcccttactaattcagggcttttaatccagtttttataattcgattaaaaaaatgtttacataattttttaaataaatggattaaaagccctgaatattccattttttttaatctaaaacaatgtttacttgagcttttcttatatattttaagattttacaaaattatttttgaacttaaaagattgagtggattaaaaaatgaaaatgattgatttaaaaggtgaaaatcagtaaatataatataaatctgtactcttcatttgaatttgatcctaaaacagaatgttggcactcatgattgactttcctgggccacccaaaatgatgtggcgggccagatttgccccccgggccgccactttgacatctgtgCTTTAGTGGACTGGACGGACAGGTCCCCTTTTGGTTCAATTGACTCGAATTGGCCGCGTCCCCCTTTCGTTTGGTCGCTTTAGGCGGACGCATTCCCTTTTGCTTTAGTCTACTTGGATGGCTGCATTCCCTTTTGGTTTAGGCGCCTCTGACGGCCGCGTACTACCCTTTTGGTTCAGTGGACTCcaactcatttttatttttgtgacccCCCAGGTGAGCGAGGTCTACAAACTTCACCGTGAGACGTACCACCTGGCGCAGGACTACTTTGACCGCTTCATGGCCACCCAGAACAACGTCTTCAAGTCCACGCTGCAACTCATCGGCATCAGCTGCCTTTTCATCGCCGCCAAAGTAGAGGTAGGCGCCATTAGCCCCTTCCCACTCCTCCCCACGTGGTGGTAAAAGCCTCTTTCCTCTTCCCTGCAGGAAATGTACCCCCCAAAAGTGCACCAGTTCGCTTACGTGACGGACGAGGCCTGCACCGAAGACGAGATCCTCAGTATGGAGATCATCATCATGAAGGTGAGTGGAAAAGCGGCGTGACGCACGACGTGGTTCTAATAGGGCGCTCTCTGATTGGCAGGAGCTAAAATGGAGCCTGAGCCCGCAGACGCCTGTTTCTTGGCTGAACGTCTACATGCAGGTGGCCTACCTGGACGAGTCGGACCAGCTACTGGTCCCCAAATACCCACAGGCTACTTTTACGCACATCGCAGAGGTCAGATTTTACTGATGGTTATTTCAACGATTGTCCAcacgttccaaaaaaaaactaaccgaAAAAAAGGAATCCTTCAATCTGCCCACGTCGAAATGCACATTTCCGACATTCAAAACACAGAAATTTGGCACCAAAAGACTTTTTGAATGGATCGGTTCACGCAATGCCTGATTTGGCCAGCAGGTGGctccatttttcatttattattaccattattttttttcacctgtaAGGCAGGGGTGTCAGATTCGAGTTAGTTCGCAGGCCACATTCATGTGAACtccatttcacgtgggccggaccattttagatataatatttacatttggatggattaaaagaattgtattaaaagccctgaatattccgttttttatagatctaaaacaatgtttattgaaAAATTGATTAGACATTTTCAATTATTCccctaaaagggggaaaatcaggaatatATTGTATCTTGACATAATGTttcttttccttgtttttgCAGCTTCTGGACGTTTGCATGCTGGACGTGCGTTGCCTGGAGTTCTCCAACGGCATGCTGGCCGCTTCGGCCCTCTTCCACTTTTCCTCCATGGAGCTGGTGGAGAACGTGTCGGGTACGTTGCTCATCCACCACCCGGCCCTGGCGCTCACTTAACGCTGGCGCTAACTTTGCCTGCAGCCTTAAAGAGGGTGGAGCTAGAGGAGTGCGTGCGGTGGATGGTGCCCTTCGCCGTGGCCCTTCGGGAATCGGGCGGCTCGCCTATGAAGATGTTCGCCGGCGTGGCTGCGGAAGACATGCACAATATACAGACGCACGCCCCCTACTTGACGTGGATGGTAAGTGCGACGATTATTAAACTTTGTCTTTGCTATTATTGTTAAAGTAAATGTTGtcttgttcatttaaaaatatatattttaaatacaagaGGCTAGTTATACTCAagaaattttacattttaataaatgaaagGGGGATTTACcccaaatttatattttttaattatattttcaaatgtaaatataGAAGAAAAGATTAaaagctatttttattttttgtgttatgtatttatttagtttacttaaccatttttttaatcaaaaaaggaATAACTTTGTTTTGGTtcttttagattatttttttgctcaattttaaatttaaaactgAGTTTTTTAATGAGAGTAAAATAATAGAAGAAAATGAATTCCACCACGAAATAGATacggaaaaaaatataactttattcatgtttttccagatattttattaaattgccaaaaagggaaaagtagtatacatttgttttgtttatttgtttcatGAAAAGCAAAACACTTCTCAATGGAACCAAACTAATGGTCTTTATATTGGAAAgtaatcctttttttgtggtgtttaaCCTAAGGAGAAGGCTTGGTCCTACCGGGACTCGGACCCGCAACCTCACGGCGACTGCCGCCTGCCGTCCGGCGTCCTCACGCCGCCGCTCAGCAGCGAGAAGACGGCCGAGGACCCGCTGGCGACCGCTCTGCGACCCAGGATGCGCGCTACCGCCGGTTGGACGCTGGCGCCGTAAAGCCTgcctgttttttaaaaaactttttttggtgcggaatttctcatttttaaggatttttttggggagggcaggacaccatttttttggggagctTATTTTTGAGCAACTGCCAATTGAggaatttattttcctttttgaaatttaacaaaactgcctttttgaaaaacaaaaacttttaaaattgaACTCAAAAACTGCCTTTTTTATAAATAAGGGCCCACGGACTGATCCTGGAGTCTGGAGACTCTGTGCTGCTACACAGCCGGCCGccctttttgtcaattttagtGTGCGTgtatatgattattatttgttttgtgaAACATTTTTAAGCGGTGGGCCCATTCACTTAGTTGAGCTTGAGAAGCTCAATGGTGCTACCCGCAACCAAAATGTCATGCATTTTACCCCCTTTTTGGGTGTCAAAGTTgtttaatttaacaaaaacCTTTAAGATTCTGCAAGCTAGCGCCCTGAGATGTCCAcgtgtgactttttttcttttaaaattaaatgctgctacatatttttcattaaagaTGTATTTCGAAAGataatttgatcatttatttgttacaaaacatgtttttttacatcCTGGTCCATTTTGCTTATTATTTTGCTTTGtagctattaaaaaataaacctaaTTTCGCTAATTATGATCTTCTAAAATAGAGTTAAGAAAAAGATGTCCTTTGTTATAATAATTATGAAAACTAAAAACATATGAGGACCCCCATATAGTATCGTAGCTCTGTCTCCCTCCTGTGGTGCGTTGATGCACTGCAGACAAGAAAGTGAAATCCAAAAAGgttattgcttttattttttttatattatttcaaaTGCCCCAAGATAAACAATAGTTGCCCAAAAAATTCCCCACAAAAACCGTCAAAAGTGACCTGTAAACCTgctaaaatcaacagaaaatgatcttaaaaaaaccttaaaataaacaaagtgaCCCACAGTAGTTTATCCCCAAAGAAGAGAAAGCATTCCCACATACATTTGCCCCCCAAAATTACATTTTCCACTTAGCTTACATacttttcaaagcattttttaTTACAAAGATGGATATGGATGTTTTCTTTATTCCTATAGCATTGAAATTTCCCTCAACAAAGTACTTTATTCCCCCCCTCTCACTCACTTTGACTTTTTCTGATGATGCGGCGTGATGGAAAGATGCTGAGTTTGCCTTTCCACTCGGGTCTTCTTTCTTATTGCTCGCCGctcatcttttttgggggggaaaatgcaattgcatttttcttttgtatgcCGCTTTGCATACACGCCGTTGGCGCGCGTGCGTGCGTTTTGTACTTAAAGGTGGTAACAAAAGGTGCGCCGTGTGTGTTTTGACAGCCAACCATTTTCCGCCCGGAAGAAAAGACCAGATTGGATCTTAGCGGATTGGGATGCGTTTACGGAATTCCGCTTTTTATgtctcttattttatttattttttattttttttcttcactaaaGCGGGAGACAGACAGACGTGGATTGTTACCACGCGGGAAGGAAGCGAGGGCGAGCCCGAGTGTTTGCGGAGATAAAAGGCAGCCCG
It encodes the following:
- the ccne1 gene encoding G1/S-specific cyclin-E1, encoding MLGSREETEQEAECVAPDAAIVKATRPRKRKADVAIYLQDVDDDGEEMTKKKQRDNQVAQRSDDSDDASPRRRSSTLERRDERQITLVNVGFPHYDFANILATPVHCAPLPTLCWASKDAVWNNMLAKDKTYTRTINMMDNHPHLQPKMRAILLDWLMEVSEVYKLHRETYHLAQDYFDRFMATQNNVFKSTLQLIGISCLFIAAKVEEMYPPKVHQFAYVTDEACTEDEILSMEIIIMKELKWSLSPQTPVSWLNVYMQVAYLDESDQLLVPKYPQATFTHIAELLDVCMLDVRCLEFSNGMLAASALFHFSSMELVENVSALKRVELEECVRWMVPFAVALRESGGSPMKMFAGVAAEDMHNIQTHAPYLTWMEKAWSYRDSDPQPHGDCRLPSGVLTPPLSSEKTAEDPLATALRPRMRATAGWTLAP